Proteins from a genomic interval of Medicago truncatula cultivar Jemalong A17 chromosome 3, MtrunA17r5.0-ANR, whole genome shotgun sequence:
- the LOC11423511 gene encoding transcription factor bHLH93: protein MEFYDGDFMEELMALRRETYEITNPSQEENQFFSSTSNLSFDNCFEQNSLPYLPNSSCTQQVPQSYNNNDHYSNTFNEIYGSLLDESSTPPQILDSYYNNSIDTPFISQEDFSLSMMGEEDQGLLDDELQNLELQTTCKMEPIQSPEMPVVFNTGNGMERKNRSKKLQGQPSKNLMAERRRRKRLNDRLSMLRAIVPKISKMDRTAILGDTIDYMKELLEKIKNLQQEIELDSNMTSIVKDVKPNEILIRNSPKFEVERSADTRVEICCAGKPGLLLSTVNTLEALGLEIQQCVISCFNDFTMQASCSEELEKREMLSSEDIKQALFRSAGYGGRCL from the exons ATGGAGTTCTATGATGGAGATTTCATGGAGGAATTAATGGCTCTAAGAAGAGAAACATATGAAATTACCAATCCAAGTCAAGAAGAAAATCAATTCTTCTCATCAACAAGTAACTTGAGTTTTGATAACTGTTTTGAACAAAACTCTTTACCATATCTACCAAACTCTTCTTGTACTCAACAAGTTCCTCAAAGCTATAACAACAATGATCACTACAGTAACACTTTCAATGAAATCTATGGTTCCTTACTTGATGAATCTTCAACACCACCACAGATTCTTGATTCGTACTATAATAATAGTATTGACACTCCATTTATTTCTCAAGAAGACTTTTCACTGTCCATGATGGGAGAAGAAGATCAAGGTTTGCTTGATGATGAGCTTCAGAATTTGGAGCTGCAAACAACATGTAAAATGGAGCCAATACAATCACCTGAAATGCCAGTAGTTTTCAACACTGGTAATggtatggaaagaaagaaccGATCGAAGAAACTTCAAGGACAACCGTCGAAGAATCTAATGGCTGAAAGGAGAAGACGAAAGAGATTAAACGACCGTCTTTCGATGCTACGAGCAATTGTCCCTAAGATAAGCAAG ATGGACAGAACAGCTATACTTGGAGATACTATTGATTACATGAAAGAGCTtctagagaaaataaaaaatctgcAACAAGAAATTGAACTAGATTCAAATATGACAAGCATTGTCAAAGATGTCAAACCAAATGAAATCTTAATCAGAAATTCTCCTAAG TTTGAGGTGGAGAGGAGCGCGGACACAAGGGTTGAAATTTGTTGTGCAGGGAAGCCAGGGTTGTTGCTATCCACAGTAAACACATTGGAAGCATTAGGCCTTGAGATTCAACAATGTGTTATTAGCTGTTTCAATGATTTCACAATGCAGGCTTCTTGCTCAGAG GAATTGGagaaaagggaaatgctaaGTTCTGAAGATATTAAGCAAGCCTTATTCAGAAGTGCAGGGTATGGAGGAAGATGTTTGTGA
- the LOC11437375 gene encoding phosphoglycerate mutase-like protein 1, with product MPTTTLVSVKPPPPHSPILLKKNSNFIPARVSQRSPHSFRVSSLSLSLSDMDTSSGQSILYPLHRCKTLHLVRHAQGFHNVEGDKNPDAYLSYDLFDASLTPLGWKQVDNLRQHVKASGLSKRIELVIVSPLLRTMQTAVGVFGGEAHTDGVDAPPLMNENVVNSSRHAISSLNSPPFVAVELCREHLGVHPCDKRRGISEYQNMFPAIDFSLIERDEDILWKPDIREKNEEVAARGLKFLEWLWTRKEKEIAVVSHSGFLFHTLSAFGNDCHANVKSEICTHFANCELRSVVIIDRGTIGSDESSTNFPGKIPQGLDLPSDVADEKLSGSGPSK from the exons ATGCCAACAACTACTCTTGTAAGTGtaaaaccaccaccaccacattCCCCTATTTTATTAAAGAAGAATTCCAATTTTATCCCCGCCCGCGTATCTCAACGTTCTCCACATTCATTCCGcgtctcttctctctctctctctctctcag ATATGGATACTTCCTCTGGTCAAAGCATCCTTTACCCATTGCATCGTTGTAAAACTCTTCACCTG GTTAGACATGCCCAAGGGTTTCACAATGTTGAAGGAGACAAGAACCCTGATGCGTACTTATCTTATGATCTTTTTGATGCAAGTCTCACCCCTCTCGGCTGGAAGCAG GTCGATAATCTGAGACAGCATGTTAAGGCAAGCGGTCTTTCCAAAAGAATTGAACTAGTTATTGTTTCCCCCTTGTTGAG GACCATGCAAACAGCAGTTGGAGTCTTTGGTGGTGAGGCACACACTGATGGAGTTGATGCCCCTCCTCTGATGAATGAGAATGTGGTTAATAGCAGTCGTCATGCAATTTCTAGTCTGAATTCGCCACCATTTGTAGCAGTAGAGCTTTGCCGCGAGCATTTG GGGGTGCATCCTTGTGATAAGAGAAGAGGCATCAGTGAGTACCAAAATATGTTTCCGGCAATTGATTTTTCACTA aTAGAGCGCGATGAGGACATTTTGTGGAAACCCGATATTAGAGAGAAGAATGAAGAAGTTGCTGCCAGGGGACTGAAATTTTTGGAATG GTTATGGACACGCAAAGAAAAGGAGATTGCTGTTGTTAGCCACAGTGGTTTTCTATTCCATACTCTAAGTGCTTTCGGAAATGATTGTCATGCAAATGTGAAGAGTGAAATCTGCACACA CTTTGCTAATTGTGAGCTGCGTTCCGTGGTCATCATTGATAGGGG GACGATTGGATCAGATGAGTCCTCTACCAACTTTCCTGGCAAAATTCCACAGGGCCTTGACCTTCCCAGTGATGTTGCTGACGAGAAACTTTCTGGGAGTGGGCCATCAAAGTAA